The Argopecten irradians isolate NY chromosome 6, Ai_NY, whole genome shotgun sequence genome has a window encoding:
- the LOC138326307 gene encoding major facilitator superfamily domain-containing protein 4A-like: MTCKMVSKYLTSKTLYSFICCSTSFVLGWLFSMDGPSLLELQFNTGVTFTMASSYITTFNVANVLGTLGVGFFLYKRVNAFLVITVGLAVAAASVVAIPFCLSYIPMMISHICFGVSTGGLDILTVAEMSALWGSDTEVPMHALYFASSLGAVISPICTTPFLKNLEDVHLFQEDMKVFQENGNIDSVVNSSVLPCKNSSIIHLDTKRCLKQQALEAPSRLYIPYSLSAGLAIIVLLSAFVIFILYINNKFVVTYNHDNTSDDQKRVSGKFLYFVLLITGLMSSLDTSIEECLSDFLPSFCVTQIG; this comes from the exons ATGACTTGTAAAATGGTATCCAAGTACCTCACCTCCAAAACActgtattcatttatttgctGTTCAACTTCGTTTGTGCTG GGATGGTTATTCAGTATGGATGGACCATCGCTTTTGGAACTACAATTCAATACAGGTGTGACGTTTACCATGGCATCTTCGTATATCACCACATTCAATGTAGCGAACGTTCTTGGAACTCTCGGCGTAGGATTCTTTCTTTACAAGCGAGTGAATGCTTTCCTTGTGATAACCGTTGGTCTAGCCGTAGCCGCTGCTAGCGTAGTAGCTATTCCGTTCTGTCTCTCCTATATCCCAATGATGATTTCGCATATATGTTTTGGGGTATCAACAGGCGGACTGGACATTT TGACCGTAGCCGAGATGTCTGCCTTGTGGGGATCAGACACCGAGGTCCCGATGCACGCTCTGTACTTCGCCTCTTCACTTGGTGCCGTCATATCTCCAATCTGTACAACTCCTTTTTTGAAAAACTTGGAGGAtgttcatttatttcaagaagATATGAAAGTTTTTCAAGAAAATGGAAATATAGATTCTGTCGTAAATTCGAGTGTGTTACCTTGTAAAAACTCAAGTATTATCCACCTTGACACGAAACGTTGCTTGAAACAGCAAGCCTTAGAAGCACCTTCAAGACTTTATATACCATATAGTTTATCTGCCGGTTTAGCGATCATTGTTTTATTGTCCGcctttgtaatatttatattgtacattaacAACAAGTTCGTTGTTACTTATAACCATGATAATACGTCAGACGACCAAAAACGAGTGTCTGGAAAGTTTCTATACTTTGTTCTACTGATCACGGGCCTAATGTCTAGCTTGGATACGTCAATAGAGGAATGTTTAAGTGATTTTCTCCCTTCGTTTTGCGTTACACAGATAGGatag